A genomic window from Anguilla rostrata isolate EN2019 chromosome 14, ASM1855537v3, whole genome shotgun sequence includes:
- the ier5l gene encoding immediate early response gene 5-like protein, whose product MINTMDCAVDAQSLISISLRKIHNSRTQRGGIKLHKNLLVSYVLRNARQVYMNEKYAEIYRMQQYEEVMTVCNEIQELNPLDLAEDCAEQSDECCGGGNEPASLCGALLPASLTTVQPAHIQTPTPCSAPLSLQSEEICKESDSSFYRSCCAEAYPVSNCDFSSSNNMYCNKTTVLDLDTHVVTTVENGYLHQDCCAPLQQCCQGAQNPAKKRKVDFGYYVSEPEEVVDFTPCKRVRMEECPYSEQFDNSNISNLISIFGSGFTGLVSKQADFEQALNGQFCSKQALASLGAWTRAIVAF is encoded by the coding sequence ATGATAAACACGATGGACTGTGCGGTGGACGCACAGAGCCTGATCTCTATTTCTCTACGGAAAATCCACAACTCCAGGACGCAGAGAGGAGGAATCAAGCTTCACAAAAACCTTCTGGTCTCCTACGTCCTGAGAAACGCCAGGCAAGTCTACATGAACGAGAAGTACGCGGAGATTTATCGGATGCAACAGTACGAGGAGGTAATGACTGTTTGCAACGAAATTCAGGAGCTGAACCCTCTTGATTTGGCCGAGGACTGCGCGGAACAGAGCGACGAGTGCTGCGGCGGAGGGAACGAGCCGGCGAGCCTCTGCGGTGCACTGCTGCCCGCCAGCCTAACGACTGTGCAACCAGCGCATATCCAAACACCTACTCCCTGTTCTGCGCCTTTATCTCTCCAAAGCGAAGAGATCTGCAAGGAATCGGATTCTTCATTCTACAGAAGCTGTTGTGCAGAAGCTTACCCTGTGTCGAATTGTGACTTTTCCTCAAGTAACAACATGTACTGCAACAAAACGACAGTGCTGGACCTGGACACGCACGTAGTGACTACAGTTGAGAACGGATATCTCCACCAGGACTGCTGCGCGCCGCTCCAACAGTGTTGTCAAGGCGCACAAAACCCTGCCAAAAAGCGCAAGGTTGACTTTGGGTATTATGTGTCCGAACCAGAGGAGGTAGTGGATTTTACGCCATGTAAAAGGGTAAGGATGGAGGAATGTCCGTACTCGGAGCAGTTTGACAATTCGAACATTTCCAACCTGATCTCGATCTTCGGCAGTGGGTTTACGGGGCTAGTGAGCAAGCAGGCGGACTTTGAACAAGCCTTAAACGGACAGTTCTGTAGCAAACAAGCACTGGCGAGCCTCGGAGCATGGACTAGAGCGATTGTGGCTTTTTGA